The following proteins come from a genomic window of Nicotiana tomentosiformis chromosome 12, ASM39032v3, whole genome shotgun sequence:
- the LOC138902976 gene encoding uncharacterized protein, whose product MSSEALLRLDKFTILFPVHFSGAPSEDPHDYLDRCYEVLQSLGIVETIGVDFAVFQMTGSSKRWWRHYMLIRPARSPALTWDQFSQLFLEKLIPVTLREDYRRQFERLQQGSMTVTQYETRFVDLACHAIILLPTKRERVIKFIDGLTFTIKRQMAKDVGDDITF is encoded by the coding sequence atgtcttctgaggcgttgttgaggttggataagtttaccattctctttcctgttcatttcagCGGTGCACcctctgaggacccacatgattatctagaCCGCTGCTACGAGGTGTTGCAGAGCCTAGGTATCGTTGAGACCATTGGGGTCGATTTTGcagtatttcagatgactggttcctcTAAGAGGTGGTGGAGACATTATATGTTGATTAGACCAGCTAggtcgcctgcacttacttgggatcaATTTTCACAGCTATTCCTAGAGAAATTGATACCTGTCactttgagagaggattaccgcaggcagtttgagcgtcttcagcagggtagcatgactgttacccagtacgagactcgatttgtggacctagcttgCCACGCCATTATCTTGCTTCCTACTAAGAGGGAGAGAGTGATCAAattcattgatgggctcactttcactATCAAGCGACAGATGGCCAAGGATGTTGGAGATGATATTACTTTCTAG